The DNA sequence TAAAGATGAGCGGCGTGATCGTACGAATTGTCTCCCCGATGTCGAAGGGCGTGCTCACGACGCCGGAAAAGAGCGCACCGTAGGCGCTGATCGGGTTAAAGCCGACAACCAACATTGCGACCGCACCGACGAGCAATCCTAAAAAGATCGAAACAGCTGGAACAACCCACTTGTTCGTCTGTTTTTCTTCCCCTAGCTGCTGTTCCATCTAGTTTCCCTCCTTACTGTTGGCTACGGCTCCGCCGGCCATAAGTAAACCGAGTTCTTCTTCGGAAGTATCGGCTGGTTTGACATCGCCGACGATGCGGCCTTCGTAAATGACGAGCACGCGGTCACTCACATTAAGAATTTCGTCCAGTTCTAACGAAACGAGGAGCACCGCTTTGCCGCGGTCGCGCTGCGCGATCAAGCGGCGGTGAATAAATTCGATTGCCCCGACGTCGAGGCCGCGCGTCGGTTGTGCAGCGATGAGCAAGTTTGGATCGCGGTCGACTTCGCGCGCGATGATCGCCTTTTGCTGGTTACCGCCCGAGAGTGCCCGCGCCGGTGTATGTTCACTCGGCGTGCGCACGTCAAATTCTTCGATCAGCTGACGCGCCTTTTTATATATTTCCGGGTAGTTTAACTGTAATCCTGTCGCAAACGGCGATTGATAATATGTTTGCAAGGCGATGTTTTCTGCGACAGTGAAGTCGAGCACGAGTCCGTGGCGATGCCGGTCTTCTGGAATGTGCCCTAGACCTGATTCCGTTATTTGCCGCGGCTTATACCCTGCGACATTTTTTCTGTTAAGCAAAATTTGTCCCGAAGTCGCTTTTTGCAGCCCGGTGATCGCTTCGATCAATTCCGACTGACCGTTGCCGTCGACGCCGGCAATACCGACAATTTCCCCGGCGCGCACCTCTAAACTGAGTCCGCGCAGCTTCTCCACGCCGCGGCGATCGCGCAAGTGTAAATCTTTTACTTCCAGCACCGGTTGGGCCGGTTCCGCTGGCTTTTTGTCTACTTTAAACGACACTTCGCGACCGACCATCTTTGCGGCCAACACCGATTCGTTCGTCCCGGCAACCGGTAAGCGGTCGATAAATTTCCCGCGGCGAATAATCGTAACGGTGTCACAAACGCGAGTAATTTCTTTTAGTTTGTGCGTAATAAAAATAATCGATTTGCCGTTCGCGACGAGGTTGCGCATAATGTCGATCAGTTCATCGATTTCTTGCGGCGTGAGCACCGCTGTCGGTTCGTCAAAAATGATGATGTCAGCTCCGCGGTACAGCGTCTTCAAAATTTCAACGCGTTGCTGCATCCCGACAGAAATGTCGCGTATTTTGGCACGCGGGTCAACTTGTAGCCCGTATTTTTCCGATAACTCACGCACCCTCGCCTCTGCGGTCTTCATATCGATGACACCGCCGCCTACTGGCTCGTTACCGAGTACGATGTTTTCTGTCACTGTGAACGGCTCGACGAGCATAAAGTGTTGGTGCACCATGCCGATCCCGAGTCGGTTCGCTTCGTTCGGGTTAGTGACGTCGACTTTGTTGCCGCGTACTCGAATATATCCTTCATCTGGCGAATAAAGTCCAAACAAAATGTTCATGAGCGTCGATTTTCCAGCCCCGTTTTCTCCGAGTAGGGCGTGGATTTCGCCTTCTTGCACGATTAGGTCAATCGAGTCATTCGCGACAATGCCGGGAAAGCGTTTCGTAATCCCCTTCATTTCTACGATAGGCGCCATGACGGATCCCCTCTCAACTGTGTTGCCGAAAAATTAGGCTAGCAAATCGCTAGCCTGTGCTGTATACGGTTATTCTTGTAATTATTTCGCTTTGTATTCCTTCAGTTCATCAGGTGTAGCCGGTACCTCGATTTCGCCGTCGACGATTTTTTTCTCGAACTCATCCACTTTATCGAGCACGTCTTTCGGCACGTGCTTGTCCGAATTGTCCGCAATGCCGACACCATTTTCTTTTAAGCCGAATTGGACTTCTTTCCCACCTTGGAAATCGCCTTCTTTGAGTGCCTTCGTCATTTCAAACACACCGACATCGACGCGTTTGATCATCGACGTTAACGTGTGATCCGGCGCTAAGTGCGATTGATCCATATCGACGCCGATCACCCAGAACTCTCCTTGTTTCCGCGTCTTCACTTCGTCGAACAACCCTTTGCCGACGCCGCCAGCCGCGTGGTATACGATGTCCGCCCCGTCGTCAAACAGTCCTTTGGCGAGTGTACGCCCCTTCGCTACATCGTCAAAACTTTCGGCGTACGTCACGATCACTTTCGCATCCGGTTTAACGGCGTGTACACCAGCTTCAAATCCGACTTGGAACTTTTGAATCGTCGGAGAAGTGATCCCACCGATAAATCCGACTTTGTCTGTTTTCGTCATTTCAGCGGCAATGACACCGACGAGGAAAGACGCTTCGTGCTCTTTAAACATGACAGAAACGACGTTATCCGGAATATCGCCGCCAAGGTTCGAGTCGACGATACCGAACTTGCTGTCCTTAAACTGCTTGGCCACTTGCGGAATCGCTTTGTCGAATTTGTAGCCGATGCCCCACGAAATATCTGTTTTTTGACGAGCAAATTTCGTCAAGTTCGGGACGTAGTCTTCATCGCGCTTCGATTCGATAAAGTTAATCTTCGCACCGAGTTCTTTCTCTGCCCGCTTGACGCCTTCCCAACCTGTTTGGTTAAACGATTCGTCGTCGATCCCGCCTGTATCGCTAACCATGCCGACGGAAAATTCGCCTTCGGTCTTTTTATCCTCCCCTTTAGTGGCACCCTCTTTCTTCCCTTCGTCTTTCGCCGCGCCACATCCGGCGACGAGCAGTGCTGCCGTCAACAGCAACACGAGGGTGAGGAGAAGCGATTTTTTCTTAAACATACGTTCGGCCCCCTACATTTTTTCTAACTACCTTTGTGATTTCGTAAACGTTACCGTACGTTTACAGTAGAGCGGAAGGAGTGCCACTCCTTCCTAAATCATTTATACCATGTACGCATACTTTTTTCCAGATGCAGGTTCTAATCTGTTAAATCACGACCGTTCATCAGCAATCATATTTTTTTATAGAAATGGCCTTGATTGCTTTATTTTATTGAGTTTGTTAGGATCTACTAATTTAGTTTTTATGATATTAGGTAATTTTTACATGTCGGCTGCTACACAGTTTCACTAACTCGTCACTTCTTCCCCAGCGCGGAACTGATCTCGCGTAATGAGTACATCGCGCGGTTTACTCCCTTCATACGGCCCGACGATGCCGCGCGCCTCCATCTCATCGATCAAGCGGGCAGCACGCGTGTAACCGATGCGTAAGCGACGCTGCAGAAGCGAAACAGAAGCCGTCTCCGCCTCGACGACAAGCTTGACCGCCTCTGGGTAAAGTTCGTCTTCGACGTCTGCATTATCTTCTTTTAAATCTTCCTCTTGCACGATGATATCTTCATTGTAGTGTGCCTCCTGCTGTTTTTTGCAGAAAGTGACGATCCGATCGACTTCCTGATCGGACAGGAAGGCCCCTTGAATGCGCGTCGGTTTAGCCGCACCGACTGGTAAGTACAGCATGTCACCGCGCCCGAGCAATTTCTCCGCCCCTCCCATGTCGAGGATCGTGCGCGAGTCTGCTTGTGACGACACGCCGAACGCGATACGCGAGGGAATATTCGCTTTAATTAACCCCGTAATGACGTCGACCGAAGGGCGCTGTGTCGCAATAATTAAATGAATACCCGCGGCACGCGCCATTTGCGCCAGACGACAAATCGCATCTTCGACGTCCTGCGGTGCCACCATCATGAGGTCGGCGAGCTCATCGACAATGACGACGATGTACGGCAAAGCCGGGTACGGTTCTTCCGGGTGTTGCTCAGCCATCAGTTGATTGTAACGGCTGATGTCGCGGGCACCGCTTTCCGCAAACAGTTCGTAACGCTTTTCCATTTCCGCCACAATCTTCTTCAAAGCTAAGGCGGCGTGACGTGGATCAGTAACGACAGGTGCAATTAAATGCGGGATGCCGTTGTACACGTTCAATTCGACCATTTTCGGATCGACCATTAAAAACTTCACTTCGTTTGGTTTCGCTTTATAGAGCACACTGGCAATAATTCCGTTAATACAGACGCTCTTTCCCGATCCGGTCGCCCCAGCAACTAATAAGTGCGGCATTTTGCTCATGTCGCCGACGATCGATTCACCGGAAATATCCCGTCCGAGCGCAATGCTTACCTTCGATTCTGCTTCGTGAAATTGCGGACTTTCCAAAACGTCGCGCAAGTTGACGATCGACACTTCCGGATTTGGCACTTCGATGCCGATCGCCGATTTTCCGGGAATTGGCGCTTCCATGCGAATGTCTTTGGCGGCGAGGGCGAGCGCTAAATCGTCGGTCAAATTGACGATGCGACTTACTTTCACTCCGATGTCCGGCTGCACTTCATAGCGAGTCACGGCCGGCCCGCGGTGGATTTGCGTCACTTTAGCCCCTACGCCAAACGACTCGAGTGTCTGTTCAAGTTTTTTGGCGTTGGCGGTCATCCCTTTATGCTCGCCTTGTTTAATCTTTTTCGGTTTTTCCAACAAACTAAACGGCGGCAGCGAATAATTGCCCACTTCTGGGGCGCCACCCATCGGCCCGAGGACAGGTGCACCGTTCTCTGTAGCTAGTTCTTTCGTCCCCTGCTGTGCCGTTTCGCCCGACTCTGACAGCTCTGACCAAGCGAGCTGCCCTTGTTCGCGGGTCAACTTTTTCTCGTCTGATCCGTCTGTGCGTTCCGAGTAGTCGTGGATGACAGGGACGTCGCCGACCTTTGCATTCGCAGAAGAAGCTGGACCTCCTTCCTCCACATCTTCGTCCTTCTCTGTACGGCGCTGGTTGCGCTTCTCTTTGAATCCGAGGCGCCTCCGCTGCACACTGTCCCATGCGCCGTTCATAGTCTTCGTTGTAAACGTGCTAATCGCGCCCCCGCTGTTTCGTAGTTTTCGCCACAGTTGCGCATAAGAAACGCTCGTAACGAGCAACAGTCCTACTAAAATAAAGACGAAAGAAACGATGAGTGTGCCGACGTCATCGAATAAGTAACGCAGCGACGCATAGCCGATGGCACCAATCATCCCACCGCCGATATCTAACGGTACCGTAGAATCGATTTCGCGGGAAACGAGTTTCCACGTCTCCGCTAACACGCTACTGTTCCCGTCGAGAGATCGAAACAGCAAGTAATGACTAACAATTAACACCGCCGTTAACAATAAGGTAAAGCCGCTGTGGCGCGGCGTCCACTGCCGTGGCCAATCGCGCTTTACCATCATATGGATAGCTACGTACATACCGAGCAGTGGAACGATAAAGTTCCACGTCCCGACAAAAAAGCGAAAAACATAAGTAAATGATCGCCCAACCGCGCCAAAACTGCCAATCACGATCACACATATCGCGAACAGGACAATTCCGCACACTTCATACCATCGCCCGCTTCTTACACGCTCTTTTCGCGATGATTTCTTTTTTAGGGCCATTGAGACCGTTCCCCCTTCGCACAAGCAACCTTTCTCTTTGACAACCAAAATGTATGTATGGAAATCCATTAATTTGCCTGCACGTTTCTCCATTATAACACGGAAAAGAAAAAGAAGACCAAGTATACGTGCACCTGATCTTCATGAAAATCACGCGTTTGTTCGCGGGACAAAGCTGATCGTTTTTCCCGGTTCATAAGCCGGGTTGAGGAAGTGAGCGGGGTCGGGGCTAATGAGACGAACGATTTTTGCTTCTCGTTCGTTAAGCGGTTCGACGAGCATCTTGATTCCGCCTATGGAAATTTCTTGCGGCGCAGTCGTCAGTTCCTCCCATCCGTCAAACACAGCTTCTAGAGGTAACGGCGTATAATGGATCATTGCACCACGTCCTTTGCGCTCTGTTTTCGCGCGTCGATGAGCTCATTTAACGCTGCCATCGCTTCACCTAATCCCCCGACGGCATCGATCAGTTCGTATTTTACCGCGTCTTCACCGATCACGTTCGTCCCGATATCGCGTGTCAGTTCCCCCGTTTTAAACATCAGTTCTTTAAAACGTTCTCCACCTATACGGGAGTGTTTCGTGACAAACTTCACGACGCGCTCTTGCATTTTATCTAAGTATTCGAACGTTTGTGGCACACCGATGACGAGACCTGTTAAGCGAATCGGATGGACCGTCATCGTTGCCGTCGGAGCGATAAAGGAGCGATCCGCAGAGACAGCGATCGGCACGCCGATGCTGTGCCCACCGCCCAAAACGAGCGTGACGGTCGGTTTCGACATGGAGGCGATCATTTCGGCGATAGCGAGACCTGCCTCCACGTCCCCGCCGACGGTGTTAAGCACGATAAGTATACCTTCGATTTTGTTGTTTTGTTCTGCTGCAACGATTTGCGGAATGATGTGCTCGTATTTCGTCGTCTTGTTTTGCGGCGGTAAGACGACGTGTCCTTCGATCTGTCCGACGATAGAAAGACAATGAATATTTGTTTCCACCGCCGGCACACTCGTCTGTCCCAATTGCTGAATCGTGTTGACGACCGCGTTTTTCGCCGCATCCTCATTGTTCGTGCCCGGCACTCCCGTTTGCGGTTGTTTTGTCGGCTGCTCGCCGTCAGCTTGCTGGCCGTTGTCCATGGCGCATCTCTCCTCAGTTTACAGGTTTATCCGCTGGCCGTAGCATAACTTGTCCAGTCACCTGTAGTATGAGCCGCCTTCGGATGAATTATTTTACCCATAAAAAAACGTGAACTCCTGTATAACGTTCATGTGCTACAGAAGTCCACGCCTTTGTATAGCGATATTTATTTTACGGTCACAATGCCGATCTATGTTGCTCGTTCGACGCCTCTAACGCGCGACTTCACTTACACTTCCATGATGATCGGCAAGATCATCGGGCGGCGACGCGTTTTTTCGTACAGAAACCGTCCGAGGGCTTCGCGGACGTTTGTCTTCAGTGACGCCCATTCGTTAATGTTGTCGTTCATGCAGCGATCTAACGTTTCACTCACTAATTGATTCGCTTCATCTAACAACTTTTCCGATTCCCGTACGTAGACGAAACCGCGAGAAATAATGTCTGGACCCGATAAAACAATGCGTTTCTGCTTACTCAAAGTGACAACAACGACTAAAATACCATCTTGTGACAACAGCTTGCGGTCTCTTAGTACGATATTTCCTACATCTCCAACCCCGAGCCCATCGATTAGGACTTTTCCTGTCGGTACTTTCGACCCGAGGCGTGCGCCGTCTTTAGTAAATTCAACTGTATCGCCGTTATCTAATACAAAAATGTTTTCTGGTTTGACTCCTGTCGATTCGGCGAGTTGGGCATGAACACGTTGCATACGATATTCCCCGTGGATAGGAATAAAGTATTCTGGCTTGATCAAATTAAGCATCAGTTTTAAATCTTCTTGGTGGCCGTGGCCGGATACATGTACGCCGTGAGAACCACCGCCGCTGTATACGACGTTCGCGCCGATGCGGAACAGTTGGTCGACCGTACGAGACACGTATTTTTCGTTCCCCGGGATCGGGGTAGCGGCAATGACGACCGTATCCCCGGGTAAAATGTCAACCTTTCGGTGGGCGTTACGCGCCATCCGCGTTAGCGCCGACATCGGTTCACCTTGGCTTCCCGTAGACAAAATGACGACTTCGTGTGCCGGCAAGCGATTAACGTCGTCGACGTCGACGAAAATGTCGTCAGGCGCGTGCAAATAGTTTAGCTCGATCCCTAAGTTAACGACGTTAACCATACTGCGGCCGATGACGCACACTTTACGGTTATACTTCACCGCCGAATTGATCACTTGCTGAATGCGGTGCACGTTCGAAGCAAACGTCGCTACAACGATGCGTTGCGCCGCATTGTGAAACACTTCGTCGAGCGCTTCGCCCACACCTTGTTCCGAGCCAGTGAACCCGGGCTTCTCCGCATTCGTACTATCGGAAAGTAGGCAAAGTACGCCCCGCTCACCGAGCTGCGCCATTTTGTAGTAATCGGCTTGCTGGTTGTTCACCGGGCTCTGATCGAAGCGGAAGTCACCTGTGTGTACGACACGTCCAGCAGACGTTTCTAAACAAACACCGACACAGTCCGGTATACTGTGCGTCGTTTTAAAGAACGTCGCCGTCATGCCTCCCAGTTTGATTTTAGACTGATTATTGATCAAAATTCGTTTTGTTTCGTTCAACATGTAGTGCTCTTGTAATTTGTTTTCTACAAGGCCTAACGTAAATTTCGTACCGTAGACGGGAACATTGACTTCTTTAAGCACATAAGGCAGGCCACCGATGTGGTCTTCGTGCCCGTGGGTTAACAAAATCCCCCGCACCCGTTCCTTGTTCTCCACGAGATACGTAATGTCCGGAATAACGACGTCGATCCCGAGCATCTCCTCTTCCGGAAACATAATGCCGCAGTCGATGACCACGATGTCTTTCCCGTCTTCCACGACGTACATGTTCTTCCCAATCTCACCCAAGCCGCCAAGAGCAAAAACTTTTACCTGCTCTTTTTGCTTGGCCAAATAATAACACTCCTTACGTTATTCGTTTGTCGTCACAGAAAACCGCACATATGTCACTTAGGAATATTATAAGTCATATCGACTGCAAATAGCAAACAAAAAAATCGGCACCGGAAGAGGTGCCGCAAAAAAGCTTAGCGCGCGCGTACTTTTTTTACGATTTGCGCGAGCTCAATTTTTTGTTGTTCTGTCGCCGGGACAAGCGGTAAACGCACGCGCTCGTCGCCGTAACCGAGTGCCGCTAGCGCGTACTTGACCGGAACCGGGTTCGGTGCGATAAACAAGTCTTCAAACACGTCGAGCCACTGTTCGTGAAGCGCGCGAGCAGCCTGATGATCGCCCGCAGTGAACGCCGCGACCATTTGCTTCATTTCGTTACCGATCAGGTGACTGGCGACGCTGACGACGCCGTGTGCGCCGACGGCCATGAGCGGCAACGTGTTTTTATCGTCGCCGCTATACAAGTAAAAATCGTCGGGCGTTCGTCGCACGATGTCCGAAGCTTGCACGAAGTCGCCACTCGCTTCCTTGATCGCCACGATATTGGAGATTTCCGCAAGGCGCACGACCGTATCTGCGCTCATATTCACACCTGTACGGCCTGGAATGTTGTACAGCATGATCGGCAGTTCGGTCGCTGCTGCTACCGTGCGAAAATGTTCGTACAGTCCTGCTTGCGAAGGTTTGTTGTAATAAGGCGCGACGAGCAAAATCCCGTCGACGCCGCATTCGGACGCTTGCTTCGTCAGTTCGACCGTCGCCGCAGTTGAATTGGAGCCCGTTCCAGCGATGACGGTCGCCCTGCCGTTAGCGGTGCGCGCGACGTGGCGGAATAAGGCGATTTTTTCCTCGACGGTCAGCGCGGGCGATTCCCCCGTCGTACCAGCGACGACGATGCCGTCACTCCCCGTCTCTATTAGCCATTCCGTAATACGCGTCACTTCGTCCCAAGCGATGTTCTCATTTTTGTCAAATGGCGTCACCATTGCCGTAATGACTTGCCCGAAATTCAATGCGATTCCCTCCTAGTGAATGTAAAGTTTATGCAATTCAAATTGGTGGTGTAATGCACGAACCGCCCGTACCATGTGGTGCCCGTGCACGAGCACCCAAATCGTCGTATGTGAGTCAGCGGATTGTAAGATTGGAATTTCATTTTGCGTCAGCGCCTCGACAATTTTTGCCATCACGCCGGGTACGCCGGCAATACCCGCACCGACGGTTGACACTTTGGCACAGTTCGAGAGAACTTGCGGACGGTACCCCATTTCTTCTAAAATCGCTTGGGCTCGTTCTGCAACGTGATCGAACACTGTATAAGCGATGCCACTCGGGTTCACACTAATGAAGTCGACACTGATCCCGTGCGCCGCCATCGCTTTAAACACTTTCAAGTGCAAGTCGTAGTCGTCTTCCGCTGCCGTTATTTTAATTTGAGTCACACCGGGTACTTGCGTAATGCCCGTGATGAGGCGATCGTGCACATCGTTTTTCGTGCGGTTGATCTCGTTTAAATGTGTGACGAGCGTCCCCGCGTGATCTGACAGCGTCGAGCGTACGCGAATTGGGATGTTCGTCTGCATCGCAATTTCAACCGCACGGGGATGGATCACTTTCGCCCCTTGAAACGCTAAATTACTAATTTCCGTATAAGTCACTGTATCGAGTGGTGCCGCATCTTCGACGATCCGCGGATCTGCCGTCATAATTCCTTCAACGTCCGTAAAAATATCGACCATTTCCGCGTGCAATGCGACTGCGAGCGCCGTCGCAGTCGTATCGCTGCCGCCGCGACCGAGTGTCGTCACCTCGCCTTGTGGCGTCTGTCCTTGAAAGCCGGTGACAATCGCCACCGGCACTCGCGCGAGTTCTTCCATCAATCGTTTCGGGTTGACGGCAATAATTTGCGCATTACTAAACGTGTCGTTCGTGACGATTCCCGCTTGTCCACCGGTGAGGACACAGTTGTCAATATGCTCCATTTTTAGCATACTGGACAGCGTCGACGCTGAAATAATTTCGCCGCAGCTGAGTAATAAGTCCCTTTCGCGGGGATTTAATTCTTTCCCGTTATGATTAATTAAGTCCAAAAGTGTATCCGTCGCATATGGGTCGCCGCGCCGTCCCATCGCGGAGACGACAATGACGACGCGGTAATCTTCTTCGAGTGCTTTCTGCACGTGCTGGACGACCCGCTGGCGCAACTCGGGCGTCTTCAGCGACGTGCCTCCGAACTTCTGTACGATAATTCTCATGCCCAAATCCCCATTTTTTATCTAATCTGTACGATTTTCCGTTTTGCCGCTTCAATGGCTTGTTTCAACGAGTGCCGCGCTGTAACAACACGCCGGTTATAAACTTTTCACGAGGTGTTCCGCGATTTGCACCGTATTGAGTGCCGCGCCTTTTAATAAATTGTCGGCGACGACCCACATATTGAGGGCGCGCGGCTGGTCCAAATCGCGACGCAAGCGGCCGACGAACACATCGTCCCGCCCGGCAGCATCTAACGGCATCGGGTACGCTTGCTGTGCAATGTCGTCGATGACTGTCACACCGCCCGTATCGGCTAACAGTTGGCGTACGTCATCGAGATCGTAATCTGTAGCGAGTTCGACGTAAACCGACTCCGAGTGACCGGTCGCTACCGGGATGCGCACACACGTCGCCGTTACGGCGAGCGACTCATCGCCAAATATTTTTTTCGTCTCGCGCACCATTTTCATTTCTTCTAACGTATAGCCGCCTTCGTCGGGGACATCGATTTGCGGAATGGCGTTAAACGCCATTTGGTAGTGGCGCTCCAACTTGCCCACGGGAAACGCGCGGGCAGACACGGCTTCACCGTTAAGAGCCGCGCGAGTCTCTTCCATCAACGCGTCGATCGCACTGTTGCCAGCTCCCGAAACGGCTTGGTACGTCGATACGATGACCCGTTTCACGCCGTACCGGTCGACGAGTGGCTTCAGGGCGACGACCATTTGAATCGTCGAACAGTTCGGATTGGAAATAATCCCTTTATGTTCTTTAATCTTTTCGCTGTTCACTTCTGGCACGACGAGGGGTACGTCCGGGTTCATGCGGTAGGCGTTCGTATTGTCAATCGCGACTGCCCCGCTCGCGACGGCATGGGGCACCAGCTGCTTACTGACGCTACCGCCCGCGCTGAACAAGGCGACGTCGACGCCGCTAAACGACTGCGGTGTCGCCTCTTCGACTGTCACTTTCGCGCCGTCAAACGAAACGGTCTGACCCGCGGAACGCTGCGACGCTAAACACTTTAACGTGCCTACCGGAAATTTTCTCAGCTCTAATTGACGAAGTATTTGCCCACCTACTGCTCCCGTCGCTCCGACGACTGCTACATTTACGGCTCTCTCACTCACTGCTATTCTCCTCCTACTCCCGGCTTCACGCCGAGACAAACACGTTTCTTTCTATTATGTGGGCAAGTA is a window from the Numidum massiliense genome containing:
- a CDS encoding aspartate-semialdehyde dehydrogenase produces the protein MSERAVNVAVVGATGAVGGQILRQLELRKFPVGTLKCLASQRSAGQTVSFDGAKVTVEEATPQSFSGVDVALFSAGGSVSKQLVPHAVASGAVAIDNTNAYRMNPDVPLVVPEVNSEKIKEHKGIISNPNCSTIQMVVALKPLVDRYGVKRVIVSTYQAVSGAGNSAIDALMEETRAALNGEAVSARAFPVGKLERHYQMAFNAIPQIDVPDEGGYTLEEMKMVRETKKIFGDESLAVTATCVRIPVATGHSESVYVELATDYDLDDVRQLLADTGGVTVIDDIAQQAYPMPLDAAGRDDVFVGRLRRDLDQPRALNMWVVADNLLKGAALNTVQIAEHLVKSL